tacaccaaattcttaGATTCGTAACAGAATCAGATTGGTAAGCTTCCAAACCAATTTATCTTCAGCAGCAGAAGGATTTCTCATTCTCAAGATTAAGTTTGTCGTATGATAATCAAATAGATGTTGAATCAGCTGAGTGTTCCAATTTTGGCAGTCTTGAAGAATTAAATCCTTAACCTAAATATAGGATTCGCTGTCTGTGATACCAATCCTTGGAACTGGTGGTACATCAAGCCCTATCACCCAAATATCAAGCCATATTTCTATTTTATCACCCTTTCCCAACCTCCATTGGCTATGTTGTTTGATGAAACAAGAGCAATTGgttctgaaaggtgcatgaagAAAACTTGTGcatgaaaaatatttttcctGGACAGCCTTCCCCCACTGTGTGTCAGTATTTGTGCAGATCCTCCATGCTTCTCTTACTAGTAAAGCCTGGTTCAGAATCTTCATATCTCTAAATCCCTGACCACCATAATATTTATGTATCTTCATATTTTTCCATGAAGTAACATATGTACCTCTTTTCTCATCAAAACCCCACCGATAATCCCTCTGTGCAGCAtcaattttgttgattatttCTGCAGGAATCTGAAAACAGATCATTGAATAAGCTGGGATGGTATTAGTTACCGTTTTCACCATCAGTGATTTACCACATTGAGACATAGTTTTACCGTCCCATGATGAGAGTCTGTTCTTGACTATCGTAAAGATGAGAAAAGGactcttttttcctttttccaaTAAGGAGGGGTATGCCGAGGTATTTTTGGTTATGTCCGAACCTATTGTGTTTACACAAATGCTaactcctatttacttgatagcaatgctattgtgtttggttatgtCCGAACCAAATTCCCATATTCGTAAAAGAACCAAGCCGTTACTAAAACGGGTTGTACGGCTTTTGCCGGTCGCAAAAGTGGGTGTTACACTTTTTTGTAACGGCAATGTGGCCATTACGAATTTTGGTTGTAACGGCTCTAGTAACAGCTGAAGACCATTACGAATTTGCACGTGGTAAGAGATGAGGGCCATTACGaattttttgtaacaacatggtcgTATCATCCtggagccgttactacgtggcacatTAGTAACATGCGAGCCTTTACTACGTGGCAGTTTGAAACACCTTGCAGCCGTCACGGATTTTTTAGTAACAGCAAAAAATTACCGCCAGTCAACATGGACCTGGTGAAAATTAGTCAATGATTGACCAACTTTGACCAGGTCAATGATGACCAGCAAAAAATGTTCGGCCGGAAATATAAATAACCTGCCTACACTTCCATTCCATCCCTCCAAATTCAACAATAGTTTCTCAATCAATTCATATTAACATTCAATCAATTCACACAACAATTCTTCATATTAACATTCAATCAATtcacatcaaaaagaaaacaaattcttCAAGTACCAAATGAAATACATAGACCGAGTTCAGTTCATTTTCACTAAATACACTATAAGTTAGCTCAAATACTACATAGAAGCTTACTCAAAACTTGCAGATACTTCCAGATACTACATAGAGCTTAGTTTTTCTCCGAAGCCTGACACAAAGCAAGCTTGAACAGCTTCATCCAGTTCCAACCAACCCTGGTCACATCAATAAAATTTGATCGTATACAAAACAATCATTCGAAGTAACTCTATAAGAATCTATGGATTTGAAATTGAAGATACATAGATACCTCATCTGAGGTCAAGTGACTGAGCTTTTCATTGGCAATCTCTTCACAACGAACAGTTGCAACCATTACCTgaacatcaaaaacaaaaatatgttaaagaaactgaaatccaaaatagaacaaaaaattgATTCCCTACAGAACAATTTATAGACCTTATGAGCAGGAAGGTTAAGGTGTTGTCTAGGACAACTTTACATATCTGATGTGCACTAAAACCAAATCCTGAAGCTGGGACTACACACCGTCTATCACCGGCAAGCCCTCCCTGGAGGAATAGTGGATAAACCTCATTCTTAACTGCTCAACCTTATAAACAAAGAAGATGACTTAAAACACTTGGGTGATGCATATGGTAACAGGATAGACCCAAACATCACTTTCAGGGTATCAATTCTGAAACAAAGGCCGTGACAAACAATTTGGTCGGAGCATAGTGTGAAGTACCTTGCAAATCCATTGTACACCATAGTCAAATATAACTCAATAGTTCTTGAAGACTTACTGTTCTTCCACTGCTTACCAAAGCCTTGGAAAATATATCATTTGAAAGAAAATCCAGTTTCTAAAAATCGTCAGCATACTACAATCAGTATTCAGTACTCAAATACAGATAAGACTTGGAAGTCTTGATAAATTCTAACCTTGTAAAGTTCTTCATCGAATGTAGTTGGCAGCAGTATGTAGTTCTTCTACCAAGTTCCCTGGAATGCAAAGCTAAAATTGATTAGTTCCTGATTGAGAAGTACCCAACTCCTTTGAAATATAAACCTTTTCCTCTAGTAACATTAAcacccatatttaacaataataatACTTTACTTACAACCATATATAGCATTTGATTCAACTTCTCTAGTATTGAATTGGCCTCTGATCTTAAGCATCTTTAAAGAAAGTATGTACCTTTCTGGGCAAGTACACCAATCACCATCTCCTGGAGCAAACCATCATTACCCATTTGATTGGAAAAAATCACAAACCTGAAATACCAATTTGAatgtaaaaaattaaaaatcagatGACAACTACTTTGGGCAACCATATACAAACTATCATGCACAAATAGTTTTCTTTTTGATGGATAACGTATGGTGGTGTTTGTCTTTTTATGGCATCTGAATCTAAGTTTAGTAAATCGAGAAATGTTATAATAGTTTAAGCTAGTAACATTTAAAGATAAAAGCACTGAAATTGGAACCTTTTTGTGGAGATCTGCATATGCTTCCCATCTACGCCACTTATGCTTATGGGTGCATATGCTCACAGCCATAAGCAGCTATCGACTACTGTTATCTACACTGCAAAATTTAACCTACATTCTCTGGTTTACCTAGAAAAGTACTCGTTACACgaataaaatatttacaaaataaagGATTACGAAACTTTACAATAACTGAAGCAAGAAGGTGACTTGTTTCCACCCTGAGAACTGGATGTCCTTTTTCAAAGGACCTACACTTGCAAAGTTCATCAGCGTCTCCGTCATTCATATCAGTTTCATTCTCTACTCATTTGGACTGGGTCAGCCTTGAGTACATGTATATCCTTTGACTGTGGCACCGTATTCTCGTATTCTTTATTAAGCCAAGTTGTTGCAAGACCATATTCTGCATGCTTGTGTATTGTATACAAAGACAACAAATTCTACAACCAA
This DNA window, taken from Papaver somniferum cultivar HN1 chromosome 3, ASM357369v1, whole genome shotgun sequence, encodes the following:
- the LOC113360274 gene encoding uncharacterized protein LOC113360274; its protein translation is MSQCGKSLMVKTVTNTIPAYSMICFQIPAEIINKIDAAQRDYRWGFDEKRGTYVTSWKNMKIHKYYGGQGFRDMKILNQALLVREAWRICTNTDTQWGKAVQEKYFSCTSFLHAPFRTNCSCFIKQHSQWRLGKGDKIEIWLDIWVIGLDVPPVPRIGITDSESYI